One Glycine soja cultivar W05 chromosome 7, ASM419377v2, whole genome shotgun sequence genomic window, TAGAAAACGGTTTGTAGTCAGAATCCATGTCCATAGATAGAGAACCAGACTTGAATGAATATGCTCTCAGTGTTCTGCTAGGAGGTTGTAAAGGATAAAGGATGGGATCTTTTGGATTCTCAACTTGTAGAAATGGGTCTTTAAGAAGCTCATCTGCTGACAATCTCTCAGATGCTGGAACCAGACATTTCTCAATAAAGTCCTTAAGTTGGGGATCACTCACCTTATTAAGGGAAGCAGGTTTGATGCCCTGCAACGACATACATCACAACAAAGCATAAATAtgagttaaaaagtcttttattATGAGCATGCAATTATAACTGATAAGGATATGCCAATAATTGATTTACTCACTGAGGTAACTTTCTTAAAGATTTGAGCAGGATTTTGGCATTCACTATAGGGATATTCAAGAGTAACCATCTCCAATATGCACATCCCAAAAGAATAGATGTCAACAAGTTCAGTGTATGCCTCTTCATATAGTTCTGGAGCCATAAACTCAGGAGTCCcttttaaaatagagaaacaacaaacaaaagcatAGTTCAGTGCCATAAAGGACCagaatgataaaaataacatCACTTTTAACGAAAGTAAATGTTACCAATAACACTTTGGGCGGTTGGTTGTTGCATGACAATTGCTAAACCAAGGTCCCCTATCTTAACTTCACCTTGGTTTCCATTCACAAAGATGTTGTCACATTTCAAATCTCTGTGAATAATGGGCGGCTTGTGACTGTGAAGATATACTAAGCCATGAAGAATCTGCCTGGCCCAACCTTTTATAGCTTTCATTTCAACATATTTATGCTTCTTGCGATATCTGCCAGCCAAAGGTGTAAACAGTTTCATATATGCACATTAGAACCGAAAAACTTAAAGGAAAGGGGGAAATCAAGAGAACCTACTGCCTTAAATTTCCTGATGTGAAGAGTTCAGTAATCATGTTAACAGTTTTCTTCTTATCATCAATCCAAGAATCATAGAACTTAATGATATTTTCATGTTTCAAAGACTTTAATAGATTAACTTCAGAATACAATTTCGCAAGATCATCTACTGAATGCATGAGGCCATCAATCTTAACTTGGTTCCAAGCAACTTCTATTCCATCAACTTCATCAAACCCCCTATAACTgcaaaagagaaagagattaaATAGCATGTTTTAACAAGTAAAAACTGCCAGAACCCTCCTAATTGTTATTGAGGACTAAATTTCTTGAAGAAATAATTCTTAGCAAGTAAATTCTGAATCAAATTAAACTAGAAGACTAGGaagaaaatataatgaaatagaGATAAtgagtaaaaatattaaaaatagaaagaaagaaaaatagagacTAGGCATCAGAATCGTACACGGTTTTGAAGGCACCTCTACCCAAGATTTCATTGTTCTGAGacaaaaacaagagaaaaaaaatcaattgaaaataGCAAATATAAAGAACAAGTGAACCATAGAATCATTGAAAAGAAGTAACCAAATCCCCTTTACCCAAGATTTCATTGTTCTGAgacaaaaatgagagaaaaaaaatgaaaatagcaaATATAAAGAACAAGTGAATCCTAGCATCATTGAAAAGAAGTAAACAAATCCCCTTGGACGATGTGTGCATATTGTAATAAATATCCCTAGTTGTGTTTTACAGAAAGCAAATTTTTCATATGGAGGATTATTTGTAATAATGAATTTCAAGCATGAGATAGGTTTTACACTTctgcattaaaaataataatcactaACACACCTGGTTTATATAGTAAAAATGGAACTTAAAATGTGATTCTCTCTTTCATAGTTGTATCGAGGCAATTCATTACAGATACAACCTAATAGGcaatttacaaattttttctCTAATGATAAGAACACTTTCAAGCCTGACAAAAGCGTCCCCAACTCAAAGTGAAGGAGAGGATGCATTTTGGCACATAATATACAGTCTCTAGCATCGTGCCATTTATTCAACTTGTATAGCTTGTATAGCAAATTTGTAATCCACAAGTCATACAAGAAAAATATGgctaatcaatatcaaattactattgtttgaactttgaagaccAGCATATGTGCAACCACGAATGCAGCATTGATTCCAAATGTGCCCGCCTAGCTACTCTAGCTCAACTAGCACTTTTTTACCATCAAACCAACCTAAGCAATTAAAACACATCACCTCCCTCTAtaaaacacacaaacacaacatCACATTTCCCATACATTGGTTCAAATCTAGTAGAACCACAAAAGTTGACCACAAATGaatccaaaaatatataaatgaagaaTGGTCATGATACCCTTATGTAGCGGCCGGTTGGATCTTTCTCCACAAAGTCATCCTCAAAATCATGAGGTTCCCTTGTCCTGAACACGTTGCTTACAGGAGGCAATGCCAAGACAGCACCAGAATTCATTCTAGTGGCTGAAACAAACAGAACCAAACACAAATTGcttgtttttgtatttgtttatttgtgCTTACAGGATGGGCCCTAGTTCGTGGTTGGAATGGAGAAAGGTTGGGACTGAACGAAGGAGGAATCGAATGCCGACCGCAGCTGGAATCGGCATTCGATGACAATGGTTGGAGGCAATGAACCTAAATCCAAAACCCAACCTTCCATGTCATAGCAAAAAATCATAATCAAATGAAACCCAACACCACCACCTTCCTCTCAAAGTCCATTCTTCCATCGACCCAGGTACCAAAAACTCCCAAAGGTTTAAAATTTACCAAATGGGTCTCCCATTATCCAACCTTCTGAGGAAAATAATCAAAAGGGAAAAAAGGGAGGAATGAGGAATGGTGGTTGGTgagggaagaaagagaaaatgaggAAACAATGGATGAGAAAGAGAAGGGGTGAACAGACAGGTATATGGTGAATCAGAGTGCTAATTTTGTTAAGAAATATGCGTTTGAGAAGGAAGAAGATGAGGTTTGACTTTTGAGGTCAAATGGGAGAAGTTATGAACTAAACTAAGTAACTACCTAACAGAAAGaaacttcaatttatattaatgTGGAGATGAGGATCAGATGACTTTTATCTTTCGATTGATGGAAAATATCACGgatggtttttttatttttattgttgttagattaaaataagataaaagggttcaaacaagaaaaaattcaccaaagaaactaagagagaaaaagaagataagTAAACAAATAGCCAACTGAACAAaaaagtttagttttttttttcttcttgttaaatatgaatttagtttatgtaaatttgtatttttttaatttttatccttgtaaaaaaattcttcatttttagctattataaaatttaataaggaATTTAACTTAATTGATTAAGTATAATATTTGAGTAATGATAAATTCTACTTATTTtcgatttttataaataattttttttacagaaattaaaattaaaaaaaacacaaattgataatgactaaaagtgaaaaaaaagtaggaacaaaaataaattaaaaaaatttataaaaactaaattcatatttaaagtttttttttatcatattatatgtGTAGATTGTGAAGTGTTTATCAGTTTCATGTTtcattattgatgattaatttttattaaaaaaattaattaattatttttaataattcttccaaaacaaaacagaaatttTCCAAGAATCAAACGTAGAGCAAAAATTTTGtaaagactaaaaatgaaataagattatattttagagaaagaaataaaaaaatctagatAGTGTGTGATGTGCACTTCGTTCACGTTTTCTGTAATGCAACAAAATTCGGtagttattttcttctcttttgtttttattttagatgaACTTCTTTCATTGTTTCTACCATgcatattttcatataaattttgattctgGTTTTcatttaatgattaataaataAGGTGATGCGAATGGTGGTAACTTGCACACGGTTAATTATACTAGtcactttgtttttttaaaaaaagttactttGTCACTTTGTTAACACAATTCATATCATATATACTTTCTGAATATGTGTGGTTGTCCTATGCTTTCCAGTTTCCATAGCCTTAATTATTAGTTCACATGACCTACTAATCTCTGGTCCTTACCTTTTTGTGAGGTGGATTTGGAAAGATGAATCCATTAGGATTAAAAGGACTCATATAAAGTGtcatttatatttgaattgtttttgtTACTGTGACGATAAACATGAGAATTAACTCCCGAAGCAGGCCTTGCCTTTTGTGAAAGGTGCATTGGCTGAAGGGAAAGTTCCACTCATTTAATTTCTTCCTTAAATTGCTAATTCCATCAACAACTATAACCGACTTTTGGAAATATAAGATGaatttgatagttaaaaaagaaaaaaatatatatagattcGTTTTTTTCTGCTAACCAAACTaataaaattctaataaattaatatttgtcgaTAACAAGAAATTATATCTGCCTCTTCTGTGTGATGTTTCAGAAAGGAGAAGCTGATGTAggattataatttttgtaatgtCAGCCTCTTGAGCAAAGTTTgtcattcttttcttctttttttttttttgaagtccAAATTTGTAACCATGACATAGTTCTTTACCATTAAATGTTACAGGGATTGTGTTTAGAAAGTTTTGAAGCCTTAACCAAACCAAAACTAATAGAGTAActtaatataaaacaaattagtAATCCTTGCATTAATTTTCTAGcattttgaattagaaaatcatttataaagttttataattaactaatttttcaatatttcactctcaataaaaataacttaactaaCTATTATATCTATCATGTAACattattgatttaaaatatgatttaagtaatttaaattttgaaattatcttTTGATTAATAGCTACTTTTAagtgaaataataatattttataagaaaacatacatttaaaataatctaatatcttttcatataatttaatacATTTAATTGGAGTATTAAGTTCTTTTATTAACAATTTTCTcaattctttcaaattttaaaataaatcaagatcattaatattataacatattctaaattttgaaaatctttatTCTACTTGGCCTCTAAATACATTTAGTTTCTATCATTCaaccaaaaaaacacaaaatacatTGAGTTTCTATAATTAGTGGATGAAAGCTGGGCCTCTTTATTATTGCTATGTTTGAAAATTGGAAATGAAAATTGGTgtatttacctctttttgagtACCATAACAAAGGGGAGGCACATGTACCACTAACTGCATGGCTTCGGTAATTGTGATATGTTGTAGAACAATTGTGAGGACTTTGCCTTGTATAGCAAAAGTGGTCTTGTACTCTTTGTTATAGTGACTAAGAAGgaatgaaaagtgatcaaatttCTTATGTTATTGGGTTTCATATGGCTGAAATGTTTCCTTATCCTCTTCAATGCCAAGTACTATTACAGTTGGTGTGGCTAACTGACATTGATGTGATCAAAGGGGCAGTTGAGAATTTGGCTTTGAATGGACATGTCCTAGTTAATGGTTGATATGCACATAAAACTGATGCATGTCTAATTAATGGTTGATATCACCAGTGGATGGTTGATGTTGTTCAATCGTGTCAAATTGTTATTTCTTGCGGATTGCTATCTGCCAGTAGTTAttgatatatctttttttatttttctataattcgTTTTTAGTTATTCTAACTGTGCATTTGATGAAATAATGTATTGCCTTAGAAAATGACAATGCTTCGTATAACGACTTTTCTCCCTGTAAGGTTGCATTTGGATGTTTATCATCTCTATTTCCAATCAAAATTACAGCCAAATTATCTGGTAAAGTGCTAGCAGTTAAATTGGAATTTATGAATCaactttttttacattatactttttttacattattattttcagttgtggtatattatataaaaaatggcaATATAAATTCGTAAGAGAAATACCATCAATATTAATTCTGGCattagaaattacaaaattttgtaaGTCTCgctgtttatttaataaatctctcttaattttatagttgaataaattttaacaaataaatcatcatttttaatCCTTCAATTTGTGAAACACTATCATAGTagtacttaaaaatatatttttttaaataaatccttgaaattaaaatttgttagtcacGTTCTCTTGTTAACCCAGTTAAAGACTTTAAtggtaataaattataaaatttagtaactataataataataaattatgtattttaggaattaaaataatagtaatttcagtttaaaaaaaattatttgattttttttataatttcaacgACTACAGTGCTTCACAAATTCATAACTAATACATACGTATATTActcaaaatttaactaattgaaAATTGTATAATATACTCCACTAttcctaattataaaatataattaactaatttgtatttcttaaaaaaactagttaatttatttattaacattaaatttgtctataattataatatttgttcaactttatcatcatcttcttccatcttcataggagagagaaaaaattattcaaaatattttaattaaaaaataattaatacacaaaaatagaattaagtcttataacaagaaataaaaaaaaattgttcgcACTATGTTTTATAAATACATGCACTTCTCAATTTGTATATATGATTGGTCAAACAATcggttaaaaatgaaaaaaagaaaaaaaaaatcagaatttaACAGAAATCATGCTGGCTATTTCAATTTAGGTTTCCCTGTGTGCATCTAACCCCCAACAAAATCAAAGAAATCCCAAACGACGTCGTTTGGCACCCTCTGAATATGTATATAAGTTGGGCTTATTATTCCAAGATATTTTGTTCCATTGATCAGTTTCCACTATCATTATTTGCccattaaaaatcaatttttagctctcattttcatttttttgcaaTTCCTCCACACACACCATCCAATTCCCGTCTTTGATATTTTAATCACAGAGAGAGAAGAGGGTTTGTTTCTGGGTTTTGGAAATTTCAGCCCCCATCAAAGAAGAAGCCCCATAATCTTCGAATCGAAGGCATTTGATTGAAAGGTCGAAACTTTAGCATCTGGGATCGCGCAATTGGggttttttttggttaaaaggGTATCTTCGGAATTCATGGCAAAACTGTACGTGAAGGCGGTGCCACCGGCGGATCTGAACAGGAACACGGAGTGGTTCACGTACCCTGGCGTTTGGACCACTTACATCctcatccttttcttttcttggatCCTCGTTCTCTCCGTCTTCGGTTGCTCCCCCGGCATCGCTTGGACCATCGTTAATCTCGCACACTTTGCtgtatctctctctttcttccttttaattatttcctttttacaaataaaaaaattgaaattgagttCTGGGTGTCTTTGATTTTTTGATTTGGTGATTTGGTTACCCTTTTGGACACCTTTCAGTTTTAAGGCCTTTTTAGGGTATGcctgtgttgtttgtgttgaatattttaagaatatgatCTTATCTTAGAAGGAATTTAATTGTGCTTGACCTGGAGAACAATTGGGATAATGATTTATTGTGTCATTTGGAATTGTTTGGTATTCCATGTGGCTTAATAAATGGGTGGGGTGGGAGTTATCATTAGGCATGTACAAATTAGAGGTACCTTGGTAGGTCATCTCATAAAATCACAATCTAGAATTGAAAGTGGTTAGTGTTCCAATGATTTTCTATTTTACCTCAGTTTTCTCTTGTTAAGGAAAGAGGGTGCCTCCAATTCCTAGTTTGTATTACCAGCAATTTGT contains:
- the LOC114418291 gene encoding probable serine/threonine-protein kinase WNK7 isoform X2, with amino-acid sequence MNSGAVLALPPVSNVFRTREPHDFEDDFVEKDPTGRYIRNNEILGRGAFKTVYRGFDEVDGIEVAWNQVKIDGLMHSVDDLAKLYSEVNLLKSLKHENIIKFYDSWIDDKKKTVNMITELFTSGNLRQYRKKHKYVEMKAIKGWARQILHGLVYLHSHKPPIIHRDLKCDNIFVNGNQGEVKIGDLGLAIVMQQPTAQSVIGTPEFMAPELYEEAYTELVDIYSFGMCILEMVTLEYPYSECQNPAQIFKKVTSGIKPASLNKVSDPQLKDFIEKCLVPASERLSADELLKDPFLQVENPKDPILYPLQPPSRTLRAYSFKSGSLSMDMDSDYKPFSMSIYSESNQENPHCPIFEVQRTYKNNKFRLKGTKNDVNSVSLTLRIADTCGRVRNIHFLFYPDTDTAVSVATEMVEHLELADHDVDFIAELIDYLIMKLLPWWKPSPDHCSCGELSPYCTNIDGQTLMAWPWGSVSTSIPSELVIGQDGFSGSDTTPKEDFVVSENSSVSKIANNATFEGDCNSSSLVKLEDRYSQGSRASEMIIENTSMKNDNCHDSNDDLSSKCFSSSMSELRDVYFEDCKLQQTEYCVGEGVVINEFPKNSGSVLGTSINVENLASSCSYVSSTEEDIDLGLKFKLDEIEAHYQHWIDELNEMMLEALESTRRRWMAKKKLAAQ